One stretch of Euphorbia lathyris chromosome 7, ddEupLath1.1, whole genome shotgun sequence DNA includes these proteins:
- the LOC136235370 gene encoding leucine-rich repeat extensin-like protein 3 translates to MSSSSSFFFIFPLLVLQISAAIQVDPTLKFENPRLRQAYIALQSWKQAIFSDPFNITADWNGAKVCSYTGVFCAPSPNNSKLRVVAGIDLNHADIAGFLPPELGRLTDLALFHINSNRFCGIVPNSFRKLKLLHELDLSNNRFVGGFPRVVLSLPSLKYLDLRFNEFEGSVPSKIFDKQLDALFLNDNRFRFGIPENLGNSPVSVLVLANNNLGGCFPGSIGKMGKTLNEIILMNGNLSGCLSSEIGKLKELTVFDVSFNNLRGFLPSSIGSMKKLEQLNVAHNGFTGVIPASICQLPSLQNFTYSFNYFSGEAPSCAAVGVSDGTKNCIPGMSDQRSVKECSSSAARPVDCSKIKSGGRSCGGGGGGGGSSPSLSPPPPTSKTSPTTRSHPPPPPPAKSFHPPPSPPPPPPPSPPPPLSSPPPPPPLSSPPPPPPSPSPPPPPPPPPPPPPPPPPPPPPPPPPPPPPPPPSSPPPPPPSSPPPPPPSPPPPPPPIEYHSPPYQPQASPPPPPPPPSSPPPPYQPQASPPPPPPPPSSSPPPPKQQWHYPPPHNNHHSPPPPPPPECSHYSPPPPPPSSPSPPPPPVDNSPLPPIIGVSYASPPPPTIPYY, encoded by the coding sequence atgtcttcttcttcctccttcttcttcatttttcctCTTCTTGTTCTTCAGATCTCTGCTGCTATTCAGGTAGATCCAACTCTCAAGTTCGAAAATCCGCGGCTTCGTCAAGCTTACATTGCTCTACAATCATGGAAACAAGCTATTTTTTCTGATCCTTTTAACATCACAGCAGACTGGAATGGCGCTAAGGTTTGTTCTTACACGGGAGTTTTCTGTGCTCCTTCTCCTAATAATTCTAAGTTAAGAGTTGTCGCAGGAATCGATCTTAATCATGCAGATATTGCCGGTTTTCTTCCACCGGAACTCGGTCGTTTAACAGATCTAGCTCTGTTCCATATCAACTCGAATCGCTTTTGCGGCATTGTTCCGAACAGTTTTCGGAAGCTAAAGCTGCTTCATGAGCTTGATTTGAGTAATAATCGGTTCGTCGGTGGTTTTCCGAGGGTTGTTCTGTCTCTACCGTCGTTGAAATATTTGGATCTTAGATTCAATGAGTTTGAAGGCTCTGTACCTTcgaaaatctttgataaacagCTTGATGCGTTGTTTTTGAATGATAACAGGTTTCGATTTGGTATTCCGGAGAATCTCGGTAACTCTCCGGTTTCTGTGCTTGTTCTTGCGAATAATAATCTCGGAGGTTGTTTTCCGGGGAGTATAGGGAAAATGGGGAAAACGTTGAATGAAATTATTCTGATGAATGGTAATTTGAGTGGTTGTTTGTCTTCTGAGATTGGAAAGTTGAAGGAATTAACTGTTTTTGATGTGAGTTTTAATAATCTTCGAGGGTTTTTGCCGTCTTCTATTGGAAGTATGAAGAAACTTGAGCAACTTAATGTTGCACATAATGGATTTACTGGTGTTATTCCGGCGAGTATTTGTCAGTTGCCGAGTTTGCAGAATTTTACTTATTCTTTCAATTATTTCTCCGGTGAGGCTCCGAGCTGTGCTGCTGTTGGTGTTTCTGATGGTACTAAGAATTGTATTCCGGGAATGTCTGATCAGAGATCTGTTAAAGAATGTTCTTCCTCAGCTGCACGTCCTGTTGATTGTAGTAAGATTAAAAGTGGTGGGAGGTCCTGTGGCGGCGGCGGAGGAGGTGGTGGTTCTAGTCCTTCATTATCTCCACCACCACCGACTTCCAAGACTTCACCGACTACTAGATCACACCCTCCACCACCGCCTCCGGCGAAATCTTTCCATCCTCCTCCTTCACCACCGCCGCCGCCGCCACCATCTCCCCCACCGCCACTTTCATCGCCACCTCCTCCACCTCCACTTTCATCGCCACCTCCCCCTCCTCCTTCACCTTCACCACCGCCACCacctcctccacctccacctccgccTCCACCGCCACCTCCACCGCCGCCTCCaccacctcctcctcctccaccaccaccaccaccttcatcgccacctccacctccaccttcATCACCACCGCCACCTCCACCTTCCCcaccacctccacctcctccgaTTGAGTACCACTCCCCTCCATATCAACCCCAAGcatctcctccaccaccaccaccaccaccatcaTCGCCGCCTCCTCCATATCAACCCCAAGCAtctccaccaccaccaccaccaccaccatcaTCATCGCCGCCCCCTCCAAAACAACAATGGCATTATCCACCACCACATAATAATCACCACAGTccccctcctcctcctcctcctgagTGCTCGCACTATTCCCccccaccaccaccaccatcaTCTCCGTCTCCGCCGCCACCACCAGTAGATAACAGTCCACTTCCACCAATTATAGGAGTATCATATGCATCGCCGCCTCCTCCAACAATTCCATACTATTAA